Proteins encoded together in one Miscanthus floridulus cultivar M001 chromosome 16, ASM1932011v1, whole genome shotgun sequence window:
- the LOC136510562 gene encoding uncharacterized protein produces the protein MAKTLHDYSTLIVANVPVGLAIKTSHGNFELCTSLIMMVQANQFHGLPSEDANVHLQHFLELCDTIVIKDVAPESIKLCLFPFSLSGKAKQWFYKEKEVVKAWERPRDYIQACPQHRTEN, from the coding sequence ATGGCCAAGACCCTCCACGACTACTCCACCCTCATTGTTGCCAATGTGCCCGTTGGGCTGGCTATCAAGACCAGTCATGGGAACTTTGAGCTCTGTACCAGCCTCATcatgatggtgcaggcaaaccaattCCATGGTTTGCCTAGCGAGGACGCAAATgtgcatctccaacacttccttgaGCTGTGCGACACTATCGTCATCAAGGACGTCGCACCAGAGAGTATCAAGCTCtgcttgtttcccttctccctctcagggaaggcgaagcagtggttctacaaggAAAAGGAAGTTGTCAAGGCATGGGAAAGACCGCGGGACTACATCCAAGCATGTCCACAACACAGGACTGAAAACTAG